The following are encoded together in the Fusarium keratoplasticum isolate Fu6.1 chromosome 1, whole genome shotgun sequence genome:
- a CDS encoding putative Xaa-Pro aminopeptidase PEPP, translated as MFAEDLDRILSGRYPGKSHALRVVELLREKVPNAKGYLYLEGRISKLLEDSDELEPFRQRRHFYYLTGCDLSNCYLLYDIDSSKSTLFIPPIDPEEVVWCGLPFNPQQALKKFDVDEVEFSTELDNVPSHLSSSQDSAVYTTAY; from the exons ATGTTCGCCGAAGACTTGGACCGAATCCTGAGCGGGAGGTATCCCGGCAAGTCTCACGCGCTGAGGGTCGTGGAGCTCTTACGAGAGAAAGTTCCTAATGCCAAGGGTTATCTCTATCTCGAAGGGCGAATATCAAAGTTGTTGGAAGATAGCGATGAGCTTGAGCCATTCCG CCAGCGTCGACACTTCTACTATCTCACAGGTTGTGATCTAAGCAACTGCTATCTCCTATACGATATCGATTCTTCCAAGTCCACCCTGTTCATTCCCCCGATAGATCCCGAGGAGGTTGTCTGGTGTGGTCTGCCTTTCAACCCTCAGCAGGCACTCAAGAAGTTCGACGTTGATGAAGTCGAGTTTTCGACTGAACTCGACAATGTCCCCTCTCACCTTTCTAGCTCTCAGGACTCGGCAGTCTATACTACCGCATATTAA